Proteins encoded in a region of the Deefgea piscis genome:
- a CDS encoding DUF1428 domain-containing protein — translation MYIDGFVLAVPTANRAAYQAYAQAAAPLFKAHGALSVVESWGVDVPEGKLTSFPLAVQLQADETVVFSWITWPSKAIRDAAWEKLMQEPLFDIKTNPMPCDGKRMIFGGFESLLVL, via the coding sequence ATGTATATCGATGGATTTGTACTCGCCGTTCCCACCGCCAACCGCGCAGCGTATCAAGCCTACGCCCAAGCCGCCGCGCCACTTTTTAAAGCCCACGGCGCACTCAGCGTGGTCGAAAGCTGGGGCGTTGACGTACCCGAAGGCAAACTCACCTCATTCCCACTGGCCGTGCAATTACAAGCCGACGAAACCGTGGTGTTTTCGTGGATCACTTGGCCATCCAAAGCCATTCGCGATGCCGCATGGGAAAAGCTAATGCAAGAACCGCTATTCGACATCAAAACCAACCCCATGCCTTGCGACGGCAAACGGATGATTTTTGGTGGATTTGAATCATTGCTGGTGCTGTGA
- a CDS encoding DUF4810 domain-containing protein, translated as MKTMVFKRVTCWSSVLILGVLMGCATPQKPLYSWGSYQKEVYAYFKNTQSSPAEQIIALEQQEQKAKAQGLAVPPGFHAHLGMLYANSGQIDKVQQQFENEKLLYPESTTYMNFLLLNLNKK; from the coding sequence ATGAAAACCATGGTATTCAAACGCGTCACATGCTGGAGTAGTGTGCTTATTTTAGGCGTCTTAATGGGTTGTGCTACACCACAAAAACCACTCTATAGCTGGGGCAGTTATCAAAAAGAGGTTTATGCTTATTTTAAAAATACGCAGTCAAGCCCAGCCGAGCAAATCATTGCATTAGAACAGCAAGAGCAAAAAGCCAAAGCGCAAGGCTTGGCAGTTCCTCCCGGCTTTCATGCACATTTAGGTATGCTTTACGCTAATTCAGGTCAAATCGATAAAGTGCAGCAACAATTTGAAAATGAAAAACTGCTTTATCCTGAATCAACAACCTATATGAATTTTTTACTTCTCAATCTAAATAAAAAATAA
- a CDS encoding MATE family efflux transporter codes for MSSQARADLNQLPANSQFWRYVLPSVAGMLVVSLDVLIDGIFVGRYVGAHALAAINLVYPIVMLQIGLGTMVSMGAATRISILQGAGQTAAARQTLVNTLIIIALLGIALPAIGISQLERILVLLNADNAASVLHEARSYLRFMLWGAVVNIGQIAAIFLIRNDGQPRLATVLVILSALSNIALNYLFLVHFQLGLAGAAMATLLIEGFITLAGLVYFFSPMAHLRLVLADLRADWASMPAMLKLGVSSLLMEGNLALLMFAHNYQLLEYGKGNDVAAYAIAGYTEAVFILLIHGLAMGMQPLLSHATGAKDDKRLAHILSYGLRVSLAISVVLLITVQLFPAAIASLYIGNDPALVTLATEALQLHLFALPFDGILIVGVIALQAMALTRLAMVGTLGKTLLLIPALWLMPQWWGVTGIYTALPLVNMLLGSVIGLVLWQQLRRLKNEG; via the coding sequence ATGTCGTCACAAGCAAGGGCGGATTTAAATCAACTGCCGGCAAACAGCCAATTTTGGCGCTATGTGCTGCCCTCGGTCGCCGGGATGTTGGTGGTGAGTTTAGATGTTTTAATCGACGGGATTTTTGTCGGCCGTTATGTCGGCGCGCATGCGCTGGCGGCGATTAATTTGGTGTATCCCATTGTGATGTTGCAGATTGGCTTGGGCACCATGGTCAGCATGGGGGCGGCAACGCGGATTTCGATTTTGCAAGGCGCAGGGCAAACCGCAGCAGCGCGGCAAACCTTGGTCAATACGCTAATTATCATTGCCCTATTGGGTATTGCGCTACCCGCCATTGGTATCAGCCAGTTGGAGCGGATACTGGTGCTACTAAATGCCGATAATGCGGCGAGTGTGTTGCATGAAGCGCGCTCGTATTTGCGGTTTATGCTATGGGGCGCCGTGGTGAATATTGGCCAGATTGCGGCGATCTTTTTGATCCGCAATGATGGCCAGCCTAGGTTGGCCACGGTGTTAGTGATTTTGAGTGCCTTGAGCAATATCGCTTTAAATTATCTATTTTTGGTGCATTTTCAGCTGGGTTTAGCGGGCGCGGCGATGGCCACGCTGCTGATTGAGGGCTTTATTACGCTGGCGGGCTTGGTGTATTTCTTTAGCCCAATGGCGCATTTACGCTTGGTGCTGGCTGATTTACGCGCTGATTGGGCCAGTATGCCGGCGATGCTGAAACTGGGCGTTTCGAGCTTATTGATGGAGGGTAATTTGGCGCTGTTGATGTTTGCGCATAATTATCAGCTATTGGAATACGGTAAGGGCAATGATGTCGCGGCATATGCGATTGCCGGTTATACCGAGGCGGTGTTTATTTTGCTGATTCACGGTTTGGCGATGGGGATGCAGCCCTTGCTGAGCCACGCCACAGGCGCTAAAGACGACAAACGCTTGGCGCATATTTTAAGCTACGGTTTGCGAGTCAGTTTGGCGATTAGTGTGGTGCTATTGATTACCGTACAGTTGTTTCCGGCGGCAATTGCATCGCTGTATATTGGCAACGATCCCGCCTTGGTCACGTTGGCAACCGAAGCTTTACAGCTCCATCTCTTTGCCTTGCCGTTTGATGGCATCTTGATTGTGGGGGTGATTGCGTTACAAGCCATGGCGCTAACGCGCTTGGCGATGGTAGGGACCTTGGGTAAAACATTGCTGTTGATCCCGGCACTATGGCTGATGCCGCAATGGTGGGGCGTTACCGGTATTTACACCGCCTTGCCGCTGGTAAACATGCTGCTCGGCAGCGTGATTGGCTTGGTGCTTTGGCAGCAGCTACGTCGGCTAAAAAATGAGGGCTAA
- a CDS encoding cation diffusion facilitator family transporter, with protein sequence MHNDQTASAEKQAAAKRSTWISVVVNVVLTAIQLVAGVFAHSQALIADAIHSLSDLIADFVVLFANHHSQKDADADHHYGHQRYENAASLVLGTLLLVVGAGMLWSALGKIQHPESIAPVKSIALWVALAALLSKELLFRYMLAVAERVRSSMLVANAWHARSDAASSLVVALGIGGNMLGYHFLDPIAAMIVGLMVGKMGWRFAWDAMHDLMDRAVDEATISSIEQTLRETPQLLGIHALKTRKMGDLILVDVHLEVDRTMSVEQGHDIAVLARQRVLSQHADVLNVMTHVDPADKK encoded by the coding sequence ATGCACAATGACCAGACTGCCTCCGCAGAGAAACAAGCCGCCGCTAAACGCAGTACTTGGATTAGCGTGGTGGTGAATGTGGTGCTCACCGCCATCCAGCTAGTTGCCGGCGTATTCGCGCATTCGCAAGCCTTGATCGCCGATGCGATTCATTCGCTATCGGACTTAATCGCCGACTTTGTGGTGCTATTTGCTAATCATCACAGCCAAAAAGACGCCGACGCCGACCATCATTACGGCCATCAACGCTATGAAAACGCCGCCTCGCTGGTGCTGGGTACCTTGCTGTTGGTGGTGGGCGCGGGCATGTTGTGGTCGGCACTGGGTAAAATCCAACATCCTGAATCCATCGCCCCAGTTAAAAGCATTGCGCTGTGGGTGGCGCTGGCCGCGCTACTGAGTAAAGAATTGCTGTTTCGCTATATGCTCGCCGTCGCCGAGCGCGTGCGCTCAAGCATGTTGGTCGCCAACGCTTGGCACGCCCGCTCTGATGCCGCATCGTCTTTAGTGGTGGCGCTGGGTATTGGCGGCAATATGCTTGGCTATCATTTTCTCGACCCGATTGCCGCGATGATTGTTGGCCTCATGGTCGGCAAAATGGGCTGGCGCTTTGCATGGGACGCGATGCACGACTTGATGGACCGAGCGGTCGATGAAGCCACCATCAGCAGCATTGAGCAAACCCTGCGCGAAACGCCTCAATTACTAGGCATTCATGCGCTCAAAACCCGCAAAATGGGCGATTTGATTTTGGTTGATGTGCATTTAGAAGTCGATCGCACCATGAGCGTTGAGCAAGGCCACGACATCGCCGTCCTTGCCCGCCAGCGCGTGCTCAGCCAACACGCCGACGTGCTCAACGTCATGACCCACGTCGACCCTGCCGACAAAAAATAA
- the aroG gene encoding 3-deoxy-7-phosphoheptulonate synthase AroG, which translates to MQYQTDDVRIREIKELLPPVAVIEKYPVNELASTAVFETRQAIHHMLTGKDDRLLVIIGPCSIHDPKSAIEYGQRLVKLREQYKDHLEIVMRVYFEKPRTTVGWKGLINDPFLNGSFNINEGLRIARKLLVDLNNLGLPTAGEFLDMITPQYVADLMSWGAIGARTTESQVHRELASGLSCPVGFKNGTDGNLKIAFDAIKSAGQPHHFLSVTKYGHSAIVGTGGNPDCHVILRGGKTPNYEESHVRAAAEELSKAGLAPKIMIDFSHGNSSKDYRRQSVVCADTCAQIAAGSAAIFGVMVESHLIEGRQDDGAGKELTYGQSITDACIGWDTTETVLSDLAQAVAQRRALA; encoded by the coding sequence ATGCAATACCAAACCGACGACGTCCGTATCCGCGAAATTAAAGAATTACTACCGCCAGTGGCTGTGATTGAAAAATATCCAGTCAACGAGCTGGCTTCCACCGCGGTGTTTGAAACGCGCCAAGCGATTCATCACATGCTCACTGGCAAAGATGATCGCCTCTTAGTCATCATTGGCCCATGCTCGATTCACGATCCAAAATCGGCGATTGAATATGGTCAGCGCTTAGTCAAACTGCGTGAACAATATAAAGATCACCTTGAAATTGTCATGCGCGTTTACTTTGAAAAGCCGCGCACCACCGTCGGCTGGAAAGGACTGATTAACGATCCATTCCTTAATGGCAGCTTCAATATCAATGAAGGCCTACGCATTGCGCGTAAATTATTGGTCGATTTAAACAATCTCGGTCTACCGACTGCCGGTGAGTTTCTCGACATGATCACGCCGCAATACGTGGCTGATTTAATGAGCTGGGGCGCGATTGGCGCGCGCACTACCGAATCACAAGTGCATCGCGAACTGGCATCGGGCTTGTCTTGCCCAGTTGGCTTTAAAAACGGCACCGATGGCAATCTTAAAATTGCTTTTGACGCCATTAAATCAGCTGGTCAGCCGCATCATTTCTTGTCGGTCACCAAATACGGTCATTCAGCGATTGTTGGCACCGGTGGCAATCCAGATTGTCACGTGATTTTGCGCGGCGGCAAAACGCCTAATTACGAAGAAAGCCATGTGCGCGCTGCCGCTGAAGAACTCAGCAAAGCCGGTTTAGCCCCGAAAATCATGATCGACTTTAGCCACGGCAATAGCAGCAAAGACTATCGCCGCCAAAGCGTGGTTTGCGCTGACACTTGCGCCCAAATCGCCGCCGGCAGTGCCGCGATTTTTGGCGTGATGGTCGAAAGCCATTTGATTGAAGGCCGCCAAGACGATGGCGCGGGCAAAGAACTCACTTACGGTCAATCGATTACCGATGCCTGTATCGGCTGGGACACCACCGAAACGGTACTGAGCGATCTAGCCCAAGCCGTCGCCCAGCGCCGCGCTTTGGCTTAA
- a CDS encoding sporulation protein, translated as MFKKLFAAVGVGGATVDTVLDNASVYPGSTLNGYVLIRGGSVDQAIEYVDLVLMTEAEQKVGDSEVRVAQTIAKFRVANAFSATAGLERRLPFSLTLPLETPVNNAYALATPGYGYAPNVKAAVWIHTDLAIASAIDAKDRDFLDVQPLPQMQRLIAAMGNLGFAHVSSDVEIGTARIGQVASSIGCYQEFEFRPMQHGFSRIQEVEITCISRADGVYVLIEADRRFSRDSYSSMHMDQQWQNVDWEGRLRMMLS; from the coding sequence ATGTTCAAGAAATTGTTTGCCGCCGTGGGTGTGGGCGGCGCGACGGTGGATACCGTACTCGACAACGCCAGTGTTTATCCCGGCAGTACACTCAATGGTTATGTGTTGATTCGTGGCGGCAGCGTCGATCAGGCGATTGAATACGTCGACCTCGTGCTAATGACCGAAGCCGAACAAAAAGTCGGCGATAGCGAAGTGCGTGTGGCGCAAACCATCGCTAAATTTCGCGTAGCCAACGCCTTTAGTGCCACCGCCGGTTTAGAGCGTCGACTGCCGTTTTCTTTGACCTTACCGCTCGAAACGCCAGTAAATAACGCCTACGCCTTAGCCACACCGGGCTACGGCTATGCGCCCAATGTGAAAGCGGCGGTGTGGATTCATACCGACTTAGCCATTGCCTCGGCCATTGACGCCAAAGATCGCGATTTTCTCGACGTGCAACCGCTACCGCAAATGCAGCGTCTGATCGCCGCCATGGGCAATCTGGGCTTTGCCCACGTCAGCAGCGACGTTGAAATCGGCACGGCGCGCATCGGCCAAGTGGCCAGCTCAATTGGTTGCTACCAAGAATTTGAATTTCGCCCCATGCAGCACGGATTTTCGCGCATTCAAGAAGTGGAAATCACCTGCATTAGCCGCGCCGATGGCGTGTATGTGTTGATCGAAGCCGACCGCCGCTTTAGCCGCGACAGCTATTCGAGCATGCATATGGATCAACAATGGCAAAACGTTGATTGGGAAGGTCGTTTACGGATGATGTTGAGCTAA
- a CDS encoding TetR family transcriptional regulator: MARKTKEDAQKTRDAILDAAEQVFFKQGIAQTTMADIANAAQVSRGAVYGHYPNKIDVCKAMSDRMLAHPAMQFTPSSSDALEALVQTGMYYLNLFNQSGSIQTVISILYYRCERSAENMPLIRHRDLITKRSMHYSLRLLRRAVAQQALANKLDLRLSNLYLHTVFDGLYDLLQDFYPERPNAAASDCERLLRNAVSSLKNAPHLQRSAD, translated from the coding sequence ATGGCCAGAAAAACCAAAGAAGACGCGCAAAAAACCCGTGACGCAATTTTAGACGCCGCCGAACAAGTGTTTTTTAAACAAGGCATTGCCCAAACCACCATGGCCGACATTGCCAATGCTGCCCAAGTGTCACGTGGCGCGGTGTATGGTCACTACCCCAATAAAATCGACGTTTGCAAAGCCATGAGCGACCGTATGCTGGCGCACCCGGCAATGCAGTTCACGCCCAGTAGCAGCGATGCGCTGGAAGCCTTGGTGCAAACCGGCATGTATTATCTGAATTTATTTAATCAATCTGGCTCGATTCAAACGGTGATTAGCATTTTGTATTACCGCTGCGAGCGCAGTGCGGAAAACATGCCGCTGATTCGGCACCGCGATTTGATCACCAAACGCTCGATGCATTACAGCCTACGGCTATTACGCCGCGCGGTCGCGCAGCAAGCCTTAGCCAACAAGCTCGATTTGCGGCTGAGTAATTTGTATCTGCATACGGTGTTTGATGGTTTATATGATTTGCTGCAAGACTTTTACCCCGAGCGCCCCAACGCCGCCGCCAGCGATTGCGAACGCCTGCTACGCAATGCCGTCAGCAGCCTAAAAAACGCCCCGCATTTACAACGTAGCGCCGATTAA
- the corA gene encoding magnesium/cobalt transporter CorA has product MLNAFVLSAGRLIQVPALVPEDLSRPEVLWVDMVDPTDDERELVQKVFKLELPEDEEVKDLEESARCYVDENGVHMSSFFLSHSEDEYANVTVSFLLNQGRLLTIRQDELAVFRLFRLRARVQPGFVATAQEILLAIYDAAVEYDADVLEEIYTQLDGVSRRVLDRSAEMTDEIMGQALAELAGHEDINGKVRLDLMDTRRALSFLLRSRVLATAQEGDLREVLRDLESLNNHSAFLFDKINFLMDAVMGLINLAQNKIIKIFSIASVVFLPPTLVASIYGMNFAHMPELAESWGYPAALVLMVLSGISPYWFFKRKGWL; this is encoded by the coding sequence ATGCTCAATGCCTTTGTACTGTCTGCTGGTCGTTTAATTCAGGTGCCTGCCTTGGTACCCGAGGATTTATCGCGCCCCGAAGTGTTGTGGGTCGATATGGTCGATCCCACCGACGACGAGCGTGAATTAGTGCAAAAGGTGTTTAAGCTCGAACTGCCCGAAGACGAAGAAGTCAAAGACTTGGAAGAGTCGGCGCGCTGTTATGTTGATGAAAACGGCGTGCATATGAGCTCGTTTTTTCTATCGCATTCTGAAGACGAATACGCCAACGTAACCGTGTCGTTTTTGCTGAATCAAGGGCGCTTACTGACCATTCGCCAAGACGAGCTGGCGGTGTTTCGCTTGTTTCGCTTACGCGCTCGGGTTCAGCCGGGTTTTGTTGCTACCGCGCAAGAGATTTTGCTGGCGATTTATGATGCCGCAGTGGAATACGACGCCGATGTACTCGAAGAAATTTATACCCAGCTCGATGGCGTGAGCCGCCGAGTGCTCGATCGCAGCGCCGAAATGACCGATGAAATCATGGGCCAAGCGCTGGCCGAGCTGGCTGGCCATGAAGACATTAACGGTAAAGTGCGCCTCGATTTAATGGACACACGCCGCGCGCTGTCGTTTTTGCTACGCAGCCGCGTGTTGGCCACCGCGCAAGAGGGCGATTTGCGCGAAGTGCTGCGCGATTTAGAGTCACTGAATAACCACAGCGCGTTTTTGTTCGACAAGATTAACTTCTTGATGGATGCGGTGATGGGTTTGATTAATCTGGCGCAGAATAAAATCATTAAAATTTTCTCGATTGCCAGCGTGGTGTTTCTACCGCCCACCTTGGTCGCCTCAATCTACGGCATGAACTTCGCCCACATGCCCGAGCTCGCCGAAAGCTGGGGCTACCCCGCCGCCTTGGTGCTGATGGTTCTATCCGGTATTTCTCCGTATTGGTTCTTTAAGCGTAAGGGCTGGCTGTAG
- a CDS encoding ferredoxin reductase family protein, which translates to MHIKPLPLILLISTLLYCAATYLQNGMPVTYWQWRHELVLLTGVQLMTVMSAAMLLAVRPAWLENWLSGLDKMYALHKQLGIAAGILLAAHWLIKLSPKLVMAMEWAAPRIRSGAKIKDPLVSLAKDVGEWAAWAILAMVILALLRAVPYRYWRKVHKLFAPLFLMGAFHGLILMPSEFWLTPVGGLMAVALLAGSLCALYSLFGQIGKRQQHQGQIQHIEQLAANQLEVTCQLNRWPGHTAGQFALVSFDPAEGAHPYTIASADRGNGQLRFIIKGLGDYTRTLAQQLHVGGPVQIEGPYGRFDGKASGAQRQAWIAGGIGVTPFLAWLESANFQQQPIDFYYCVTHADHAARLAEIQAACAKKQIRLHLIESDLGQRLDIRQIPIEQLSDIWYCGPAGLGQMIQDYLSQQASAPRFHHEAFAMR; encoded by the coding sequence ATGCATATCAAACCACTGCCGCTGATTTTACTCATCAGCACGCTGCTGTACTGCGCAGCCACTTACTTACAAAACGGCATGCCTGTAACTTATTGGCAATGGCGGCACGAGCTGGTGCTGCTCACAGGTGTGCAGCTGATGACGGTGATGTCTGCCGCGATGCTCTTGGCCGTACGCCCAGCATGGCTAGAAAACTGGCTTAGTGGTCTGGATAAAATGTATGCGCTGCACAAGCAACTCGGGATTGCGGCGGGGATTTTACTGGCCGCGCATTGGTTAATTAAATTGTCGCCCAAACTAGTAATGGCAATGGAATGGGCTGCGCCACGCATTCGTAGCGGCGCCAAAATCAAAGATCCGCTGGTGTCTTTGGCCAAAGACGTCGGTGAATGGGCGGCATGGGCGATTTTGGCGATGGTGATTTTAGCGCTACTGCGCGCCGTGCCTTATCGCTACTGGCGCAAAGTGCACAAGCTATTTGCCCCGCTATTTTTAATGGGCGCATTTCATGGCCTGATTTTAATGCCAAGCGAATTTTGGCTAACGCCAGTGGGTGGCTTAATGGCCGTTGCTTTGCTCGCTGGCTCGCTGTGTGCGCTGTATTCGCTATTTGGGCAAATTGGCAAACGCCAACAACACCAAGGCCAGATCCAACATATTGAACAACTGGCGGCCAATCAGTTAGAAGTGACTTGCCAGTTAAACCGCTGGCCTGGGCATACCGCTGGCCAATTTGCGCTAGTGAGTTTTGACCCCGCCGAGGGCGCTCATCCCTATACGATTGCCTCTGCTGATAGGGGGAATGGCCAGCTACGCTTTATCATCAAAGGCTTGGGTGACTATACCCGTACACTCGCGCAGCAGCTGCACGTTGGCGGCCCCGTACAAATCGAAGGCCCGTATGGCCGCTTTGATGGCAAGGCCAGCGGCGCACAGCGTCAAGCGTGGATTGCCGGTGGGATTGGCGTAACGCCTTTTTTAGCTTGGCTAGAAAGCGCCAATTTTCAGCAGCAGCCGATTGATTTTTATTACTGTGTCACCCACGCCGACCATGCGGCACGACTGGCTGAAATCCAAGCCGCTTGCGCCAAAAAACAAATTCGTTTGCATTTAATCGAAAGCGATTTAGGGCAAAGACTCGATATTCGCCAAATCCCCATCGAGCAACTGAGTGATATTTGGTACTGCGGCCCAGCCGGATTAGGGCAAATGATTCAGGATTATTTAAGCCAGCAAGCCAGCGCACCCCGCTTTCACCATGAAGCTTTTGCTATGCGCTAA
- a CDS encoding CsgG/HfaB family protein: protein MNYRSMSYAVILLAAFSGCATEQSRNLPITQVTSANTVYTGQRAPIAVGKFDNRSSYMRGVFAGKVDQLGSQAKTILITHLQQTGRFTVLERENLAELEQETNFKNKKQKLKGADYIVTGDVTEFGRKEIGDMQLFGLLGRGKSQIAYAKVNLNIVNTETAEVVYSAQGAGEYELNNREVLGFGGTASYDSTLNGKVLDLAIRESVNNLVKGIESGAWQPNK, encoded by the coding sequence ATGAATTATCGCTCAATGTCATATGCAGTAATCCTTTTGGCCGCATTCAGCGGATGTGCTACTGAACAGTCGCGCAATTTACCGATCACACAAGTGACCAGTGCAAATACGGTTTATACCGGCCAGCGCGCACCAATTGCAGTAGGTAAATTTGATAATCGTTCCAGCTATATGCGCGGTGTCTTTGCTGGAAAGGTGGATCAACTTGGTAGCCAAGCTAAAACAATTTTAATTACTCATTTACAGCAAACAGGACGATTTACAGTTCTTGAGCGAGAAAATCTCGCAGAATTAGAGCAAGAAACTAATTTTAAAAACAAGAAACAGAAACTAAAAGGGGCTGATTATATTGTCACTGGTGATGTAACAGAATTTGGTCGAAAAGAAATCGGTGACATGCAGCTTTTTGGTTTACTCGGTCGTGGTAAATCTCAAATTGCTTATGCAAAAGTAAATTTAAATATCGTTAATACCGAAACGGCTGAAGTAGTTTACTCAGCCCAAGGCGCTGGTGAATATGAACTCAACAATCGTGAAGTCCTTGGCTTTGGTGGCACCGCGAGTTATGACTCAACGTTGAACGGTAAAGTGCTTGATTTAGCCATTCGTGAATCAGTGAACAATTTGGTTAAAGGCATTGAATCAGGTGCTTGGCAGCCAAACAAATAA
- a CDS encoding DUF799 domain-containing protein, with the protein MKRTIKLALTLLIALLATACAHQPVPYDYTALKKNKPKSILVLPPVNSSPDINASYSVLSHLTLPLAESGYYVYPVAVVNETFKQNGLVHPNEIQSVEAAKLVEIFGADTALYIDVVKYGTSYNIISSDVVVSANAKLMDLRTGEMLWNGSATASSAENQAASSSLIALLVTAVVNQIINTTTDQSHVMAGVTSYRLLNPNRVNGLLYGPRSPNYGLN; encoded by the coding sequence ATGAAGAGAACGATCAAGCTCGCATTAACACTGCTAATTGCCTTATTGGCAACGGCATGTGCTCATCAGCCCGTACCTTATGACTACACGGCGCTAAAAAAAAATAAACCTAAATCAATTTTAGTTTTACCTCCAGTCAATTCATCTCCGGATATAAATGCTAGTTATAGCGTACTGTCGCATCTGACTTTGCCATTAGCTGAATCAGGCTACTACGTTTATCCCGTCGCCGTCGTGAATGAAACCTTTAAACAAAATGGTTTGGTTCACCCAAATGAGATTCAATCTGTTGAAGCAGCCAAATTAGTAGAAATATTTGGTGCTGACACAGCACTGTATATCGACGTAGTAAAATACGGCACCAGCTATAACATTATCAGCAGCGATGTCGTCGTTTCTGCCAATGCCAAACTGATGGATTTACGCACAGGAGAAATGCTTTGGAACGGTAGTGCCACGGCCTCTAGCGCAGAAAACCAAGCGGCAAGTAGCAGTCTTATTGCGCTCTTAGTTACTGCCGTCGTAAATCAAATTATCAACACAACCACCGATCAAAGCCATGTGATGGCGGGTGTTACTAGTTATCGCCTATTAAATCCTAATCGAGTGAATGGACTGCTTTATGGCCCACGTTCACCTAACTATGGCTTGAATTAA